The following coding sequences are from one Gadus macrocephalus chromosome 3, ASM3116895v1 window:
- the LOC132454636 gene encoding E3 ubiquitin/ISG15 ligase TRIM25-like, with protein MAESEEISNFRYLKDLEDELTCSICLCPFQVPVTIPCGHNFCQDCLVATWKESYDCPQCRAHFPTRPELKKNTVLSTVVETFKTRSSKTEFGLERKEEEAVKKPIVMCDTCMSSEADKTCLTCMASFCLEHVRPHLDNPNYRAHQLREPLADMSERVCPDHHKLMEFFCVQHSRCICSFCLQQVHKGCAFSTPDEQKALKESDCKSKLVLLDSKIEKTQTTISQMTEAQRKLKESVINRKKMLEAEYQQIREMLDKEEREAMNAVDRQMQSGEAKYTNVIKRLLQNIQQMDTAKDTVSDVLSQSDTLAFLQSSVELPSVVSFECIPPRVTLDSKDVIGAQTFVVVFRDFLCELLKQPVETRAAMLKPGAVPKASSKSSSPGPSQGARPSVDPCWLFDLPTGTGPQPPKKKPKEKKVKAAASMENLLDFSKGAQSKGCKPEQKSTEDPETSSIPPSLTSCVSRHDLLKYATVLTFDRKTAHRRVKLSENLTEASVMDEPMNYPDGPARFSVCSQVLTSKGFSRGRHYWEVKMSSNNYVAIGLSYKSMDRKGPSSRLGRNDQSWCVEWLTLKLSAWHANSETVLASLSSKRVGVLVDCDEGTATFYSIAGAVNPFYTFSIPFVQAVYPAFWIFSNSSSVALCKLSG; from the exons ATGGCCGAGTCGGAAGAAATAAGCAATTTTCGATATCTAAAAGACTTGGAGGACGAGCTCACCTGCAGCATTTGCCTCTGTCCCTTCCAAGTGCCGGTCACGATTCCTTGCGGACACAATTTCTGTCAGGACTGTCTGGTCGCCACCTGGAAGGAGAGTTATGACTGCCCTCAATGTCGGGCCCACTTTCCCACCAGGCCAGAGCTCAAGAAGAACACGGTACTCAGTACTGTGGTGGAAACGTTCAAAACCCGCTCCAGTAAGACCGAGTTCGGGctcgagaggaaggaggaggaagccgTCAAAAAGCCCATCGTGATGTGCGATACGTGTATGTCCTCCGAGGCGGACAAGACCTGCCTCACCTGCATGGCGTCGTTCTGCCTCGAGCACGTTCGGCCCCACCTCGACAACCCCAACTACCGCGCGCACCAGCTCAGAGAGCCGCTCGCGGACATGAGCGAGCGCGTCTGCCCCGACCACCACAAGCTGATGGAGTTCTTTTGCGTCCAACACAGCCGCTGTATCTGCAGCTTCTGCCTGCAGCAGGTCCACAAGGGATGCGCCTTCTCGACTCCCGATGAACAAAAGGCTCTGAAAgag TCTGACTGCAAGTCCAAGTTGGTGTTGCTGGATTCAAAGATTGAAAAGACACAGACGACCATCTCCCAGATGACGGAGGCACAGAGAAAGTTAAAG GAATCTGTGATCAACAGGAAGAAGATGCTGGAGGCCGAGTACCAGCAGATCCGAGAGATGCTGGACAAAGAGGAGCGTGAAGCCATGAACGCAGTGGACCGCCAGATGCAGAGTGGGGAGGCCAAGTACACCAACGTCATAAAGAGGCTCCTCCAGAATATCCAGCAGATGGACACTGCCAAAGACACCGTCAGCGATgttctgagtcagtcagacaccCTGGCCTTTCTGCAG TCTTCAGTAGAGCTGCCTTCAGTGGTTAGTTTCGAGTGCATCCCACCTCGGGTGACGCTGGACTCGAAGGACGTGATTGGCGCCCAGACCTTCGTTGTCGTCTTCAGGGATTTTCTATGTGAACTGTTGAAACAACCAGTGGAGACCAGAGCAGCGATGCTCAAACCAG GAGCCGTGCCAAAGGCATCTTCCAAAAGCTCCAGCCCCGGGCCGTCCCAGGGGGCAAGGCCCTCGGTGGATCCGTGTTGGTTATTCGACCTGCCCACGGGTACAGGACCTCAGC CACCCAAGAAGAAACCAAAGGAAAAGAAGGTGAAGGCGGCAGCATCCATGGAGAACCTCTTGGATTTTTCTAAGGGTGCTCAATCCAAAGGCTGCAAACCTGAACAGAAATCAACAGAGGATCCAG AAACTTCTAGCATCCCGCCCAGCCTTACCTCCTGCGTATCCAGACACGATCTTCTCAAAT ACGCCACGGTGCTCACCTTTGATCGGAAGACGGCCCACAGACGGGTGAAGCTGAGCGAGAACCTGACCGAGGCCTCAGTGATGGACGAGCCAATGAACTACCCCGACGGCCCTGCACGGTTCTCCGTCTGCTCCCAGGTGCTGACCTCCAAGGGGTTCTCCAGAGGGCGCCACTACTGGGAAGTGAAGATGAGCAGTAACAACTATGTGGCCATAGGGCTGTCTTACAAGAGCATGGATCGCAAAGGCCCCTCTAGTCGCTTGGGCCGTAACGACCAGTCCTGGTGCGTGGAGTGGTTGACCCTGAAGCTGTCCGCCTGGCACGCCAACAGCGAGACGGTGCTGGCGAGCCTCAGTTCGAAGCGCGTAGGCGTGCTGGTGGATTGTGACGAGGGAACGGCCACGTTTTACAGCATCGCTGGTGCGGTGAATCCCTTCTACACTTTTAGCATTCCTTTCGTCCAAGCCGTGTATCCGGCCTTCTGGATCTTCTCCAACAGCTCTTCCGTCGCCTTGTGCAAGTTGTCTGGCTGA